AATTTTAGCATTACCTTACCCTACGGCAATTTTCAACGGTACCTAGTTCGGAGATCAGAGTCAGCCATGTACAAGTCTCGAATTACtttactacctacctactaaggtatgtATGTTGAGTTAGCATAATACTGGCGTAACATTCTACGTATGTACAATGCTCGTTCAAATATTGCATGAAATTTCACTCAACACGCTTGCTCCTCGACTGTACATGTAATGGGCACTGTGCCACTGATGCAGAGTATCATCtagcttcttttataattagtgCCGCAGCTGTTGAGTGGCTCCCGTCGTCTTGTCTTCTGCCAAGATCCCGTCAAGTCTAGAAGCCTTACCGATGCTATGAGGCTGATCTTTTGTCAATCTGATACGTTTCCAATATACTTGAAACTTGCCTATCCGAAGAACCAAGACACTGGTATGATCGTCGTCACCGCTTGCTTCATAGCTATCGAGTGTTCAAGTTGACACATATGTGGTTGGTCCCGCGCCATAGACTCGAATAATTCATCGATGCATGAGGCCCCCACACGGGTAACGCTTGTAATTTCCTGAGATGAGCTGTAATTCTACCTTTGAGAGTGATAAGATAACAGTTAGAGTGAACGTGTCTCTGACTGGATGATAGATCACGACTCCTAGTCAGCCTTCTCTTTTGGCCAATCCAAGCAAGACCCAAGACTTGACATCAATCTCTGTCCCGCCTGTCACCAAATTAATACAAGACGCCACAACTCGATGCCTATATCCGAGTTCTGGGCCCCGGACTCAGACTCAATCTCAGACTCCAGAGTGGACGTCGTGTACAGAGTAGTGCATGTATCATTCTCGTTTGAGATCGGGGGGTTGATGCTCGTTACATAGTTACAACAGCAAACAGTCTCGTGTCCCAGAACTCCCGTTTCTCGTACACTCCGAGTCCGTTGAGCCGTTTTGTCAGGCAAATGCCATTTTTGGCCCCTCCCCTACTGTACTTACTGATCAACCGTCAGCTTGGGGACAAATCTGACAATCTCTCAAAACTGTCACAACCAAAGTCAACTAGACTAGTTTCTGGATGGAAAATGCAATGTCAGGGGTACTGAataagatggatggatggatgggtgGGGAAGGTTTAATGTAGAGTCGAGGGATGCTGCATCCGTACAGTGTCCAGAGTGTACGTACATACTAAGCTCCAAGGTATCTTCCAGATAAGATATGAACGCAACTGATCCAATAATACCAGACAGGCAGCTGAAGTACTTCGTTTGCCAGAGTGTTAACGTCAATTGCCAGCACGCGCTATAACAATAGAACGAAGCGATCAAAGACTAACATGAGTTATCATTTCGACTACTGAAAGAGTTGACACTAATCGATGTAACAAGCTTCGCTTCTTGCTTCTCCCTTTGGACCTATTCTCCGTAGACAAGCGATGATCACGGCTATTGTTCCCACAACATCGGCTCATGGCATCCACCTTGGAAACCACCATCAAGATATTGAAGCAGCGAGATGAGGGCCACGCATAAGGCTTCGTAACCCTCAACCAACAAACGTCACTAGACCCATATATATCTCAGGATTAACTGGTGGTTTCGCAAGGCTCCGTCCTCACTGAACACGGGTGTTTTCGAATCCTCCATCAGTTGAAAACATTGCACGCACGTACTCTGAAACGAGGGAGGCAGATCAACAACGGGATCGTCCTGGCGCTAATTCTCGTCGATTCCTAAGAGGTGGTTTGCAAGGCAAGGCTTGCACCTCGCGTGGTAATACCAGCCTTGGTTCGGCCTGAGCCCTGGCCCGTCATAGCATGGATGTCACTGCCGACAGCGTCGCCCGTTAGCATATTTCTTCTATCAAGGGATGACCACGCAAAAGGGGTCTGGGATGTGTTTGTTTCAGGAGGAATTTAATATATGCAATTATACCCAGCAACCAAGAATATAGAGTTTGGCATCCACCGAAAAAGTCCTCTCCGATCGCAACGACAGGAGAGAATCCGACTCCCCAAAGGCCCCTTtcatacatacctacctatgcaGGTACCACCAGTACCTGTACTTGATTAATAAATGTACTATGAGACGATACTTGGTACCCTGACGATTTCACGGTGCGCAGCTCGGCTCGTCGGTTCTCTGCATTGTGTTTCTATTGTCAGCGTGAGATAGATGGGTCTTCGACTTAGGACGCGAATGCTTAACTGAAAGCCAAGTCTCGGGAAAGCTGGGCCGGGTGACAAGACAAGGCATTGATAAAAAAACGTGGACTTTCCATATTGAACCTCTCGCTTGGATCTACAGATATGTGGGCAATACGGTGTTGGCATTCTAATCACGTTCGTGCCAAGCAGGATCTACCGATTAACTTACTGGAGACCGTCCCATGTCATGACAATAGGACCGTTGAGTTAAGACAAGCTTTCTTCAATATATTTTTGTCCAGTGAAGCTTCTTATGGGGTTTGTGTTGATCTGCCGGCATCTACCAACTTTATGGATGTATTAGGGGTTAACTTGTATCGTGATCTGGGTATTAGTTGGCACATAGCTTTGCCAGACTTGAATTGCGTGCCAGCGAATGAATCAAAAATGTAACTCGTTGTCTGCCTACCGCTAATACGCAACCGTAGAATAAAGGTATTGTATCAGAGCGAGGTAGGCATGTAGGTAGCAAAGTTAAGTATGCATTGTGTCATGGAAGCTAGGTAGGTCGAGCATCGTGGAAGTGTGATGGAAGTTGTAGTCGAAATCAATAAACAATGGTTTCTTAATAGAAACCCTTTCActacctaactacctacctacttatGCAGGTCGCGTTTTTTATGTTTACTTTACTCAAGCACACACACCTTCCTTTATAAGCGTCTATTTTGAGGTGGCTTCGGTAGTTGAAGGTTCACCCACCAGGTTAACAATGGAGTTGTTATTTGTAGGCGTGTGCTGAGTTGGCAATCAATATCACAACGTTCCGAATCATTGTTATAAGTTCCTTTAGTCTAAAAACATATTCAGTTTGTTGCCGAGTTATTCATGTATTGATCATAATAAAGACCACGATATTTTCACATGTTGCTGTTCAGCTACAGACATTCCTCTTTAACTTCAAGCCAAAAAGCGTCATCATCAAACAAGAACAGTCAGCGCACAGTGCAAGAAGCAAAACTCTTATCTGACATACCTACATAGAACCAAGTGCGATCTACTCAACGTGGGCAAAATGATTCGCCAGGCTTAGCCCCTCCCCAGCCGCCGCCGCTCTCCTCAGAGTCAAGGAGAAACGCCCCCTGAACAGGAACAGGTCGGTCTGGAGGTATCAGCCAGTTTCTGTTCCAGTTACAGTACAGCCGGATACGGTCTGTGATACACAGCCAGTACCTTGCAGGTGCATCCCACTGTCTAATGATTGCCCCCCTGTACACGCGTCAAAGCAAGCTTTGCGTGGTACACGGTCTGGGAGTGcctgtacctgtacctgTCCTTAGTACCTACGCACAGGTACATCCACATTTTGCTCGTGTTGGAAGAAACTGGCTGATCAATTCTTAGTGCTAACTCATCCCTCCTCCACTAATATGCGTTAAAATGCCAATTTCAGAAGGGGAAGAAAACCCTTacaatatatttttttttaattgcCGCGCCTCAGCCTGGACTGGCTTCCGTTCACCAAAATAACAGCAAACCCACACCCCCTGGATCCaagatccatccatccattgcATTGGCCTTTCGAGatcttagtaggtagtcaaCGTTGCTTTAGCTATTCcccttttacttttttacgtATGTGCCAACCAACCAACTAAATTACTCTTGATTCTCCTTGTCCCCAGCAGTTTTCCctccttctttctctttttcttttctagaATCAGGGTCGACTTCTTGTTATCTTGTTTCTCTTCAGTCCTTCTCTAGCTTCTTAACGACTTACTACTGCCAGTACTCCTTTATCCCTTGCTACAGTAGCTTGCCTTTTTTCCtcgcctttttctcttctttgagACTCTGTCTTGCCTGGGCCCCGCCAAATTGCATATCAAGCACCCCTCGCCTTCCCCGATTCTATCCCATTACAGGACTCGGCTGTCCGTCCGCTCGTTTGCGCGTCCCCCCTAAAATCTGTCTTCAAGGGGGTCTCTTATCTACAACTTCTCGTCGACAGCCTCAACCAACCTTTACCAATTTTCTCACCCAAACCACCAccaaataaataattaatcaAAATGTCGGCCGACGAGAAGATTCGAGTCTCTGGAGAGACGCCTCGTTCGACTACTCCTGTTCTTCCTACGGTTAACCCCGGTCTCGAGAAGTCAAAGCCCGCTGGCGCTTCTATTCACCCTACTTTCTACGTTATGTCAGTAACCTCGATTTTCGAATTGACTTTCGCGATGCGGCTTTTGCTAACGGCCTTCATAGCGCCTGGATCGGTTTCTCTTCATCTGTCATTCTGTTCAACAAATGGCTCCTCGATACCCTCAACTTCCGTACGTTCGCTCCTCGATCCTGTCTCAACTTCCGACTCCCTTGCTAACTTCTGTTTTCAGGTTACCCGGTCATTCTAACGACCTACCACTTGACTTTTTCGACCGTCATTACTCAGATTATGGCCCGATGGACTCCCTACCTTGACGGCCGCAAGACCGTTAAGATGACCGCTCGCGTTTACGTCCGTGCTGTCGTTCCTATCGGCATCTTCTTCAGCTTGAGTTTGATTTGCGGAAATTTGACGTACCTCTATCTCTCAGTCGCTTTCATTCAGATGCTCAAGGCTACTACACCCGTCGCTGTTCTCATCTCTGGCTGGATCCTGGGTGTTTCTGCTCCCAATCTGAAGCAGTTCCTCAATGTCTCAGCCATTGTTGTCGGTGTCATCATTGCGTCCATGGGCGAAATCCACTTTGTGACCGTTGGTGTGCTGTTCCAGATGGGCGGTATCGTCTTCGAGGCTCTCCGACTCACCATGGTCCAGCGTCTTCTCAGCTCTGCTGACTACAAGATGGACCCTCTCGTCTCCCTGTACTACTTTGCTCCTATCTGCGCTGTCATGAACGGTGTTGTCGCCCTCATCTGGGAGGTCCCCAACTGCACAATGGCCGAGGTTTACCACGTTGGCCTGTTCACTTTCTTCCTGAACGGTCTCTGCGCTTTCATGCTCAACGTTTCCGTCGTCTTCCTGGTAAGTTTTTCTTGGCAAACATTAGTCAGAAATCCAATTAACATCCACTTCAGATTGGCAAGACTTCCGCTGTCGTCCTTACCCTTTGTGGTGTTctcaaggatatcctccTGGTCGGCGCTTCCATGATGATTTGGGGCACCCAGGTTACTCCTCTCCAGTTCTTTGGTTACTCTATTGCCCTCGGTGGCATGGTCTACTACAAGCTCGGGTATGAGCAGATCAAGGGCCACATTGCTGACGCCAACCGACAATGGGCCGACTTTGGTGCTCGCAAGCCTGTCCTCCGCAAGGTCACTGTCCTTGTTGCTACCGctttcctcatcttcacccTTTTTGGCGGTTTTGCTCCCAGTTACTCTTCTGAGGTCGACCCCACCACATTAGCCAATGAGGTTTCCAACCGCTTCGGTATTAACGATGCTCAGCATGTCTAGAGCTTTGATGCACAATGGCAATGGGATACAAGACCCTGACGTTTACTTTACGGGGCGAACGGCGATCTAAGGAACTCTTTTCTATATCCATTATTTCCTTATGTATTACGCCAACCGAGTTTTTGAACTTGGCTTGAACGCGTCCATGGTCGGGTTGACTAGGCGCTCTTTTTTCTGCGGATTGGAGACTTTTTGCTATATTCTGTTTGACTGAGGATGGCTGGGTGGTATTATGATGTGTAAAGCCATAGAGCTGGGCGCAGAGCGCGAGGTAGCGGTCGCATGCATGAACCGTATCACGAATGGTCTAATTGATGTGTAACTCTAGACGGCGTTTGGCCATAGACATGTAGAAACGAAACGGGTAACAAAGAAAACCTATCATATCAAAAGTTCATAATTTTCTCTCCGCTTCTGGCTGTCTGTCTCTGTGTTTTGAATCTTGTGCACGCGATTTTGTCGTGGTGTATCACTTTGACGGTAATTTAATTCATTTTATGGATTCATGTACCTCGTAGACATTCAACCGTCAAGAAGAGTCCTCAAGGTCTATTCAACACCTCATATGACACCAATTCATTCAACTCCACCAGTGGTATCCTTCGGTCGGGACAACACGTCCGTCCGATCCGCGTTGTATATTGACGCTACAATCACGGGGCAAAGTAGAGATCTGATCTTGTTTTAAGAAACTTCATATTGAGCCCATAAAAACCGGGGTTCCTTAATGCCATCGATGCTCTTTACATCCCGCCAACTCCCTAACCGTGATGGAGAAACGATTCCTTTTTTAAAACTCTGTAGATGGCTGTTAGCTTGTGCCCCGCACAGACAAAAATTGTGTCCATCAGCACTCGGCAGACCAGTGACGGTGCACAGCTCTACCCAGATGCCAATGCCACAAGGCCGGTACAACGTACTGAGAGGGGTGAAGAACCATCGGTTCTTGCCGCTGGTGTATCGCTCCTCGAGAACCTTCTTGACAGTCTTCTTGGCGTCCTCGCGCTGAGAAACCTCCTTGAAGGTATCGTTGGAGACGGCACCCTTGAGACCCTCGAGCTCGAGAGTGTAGCGAGTGGGCATCAAGTGGTTGTAGTTGATGACCTTGATGAAGGGCTTGATCTTGTTTCGCTTCTCCTGGCGGGTCTTGGACATGCGGCGGGTGATCTTGGAGGGGTATCGCTCAATGCCGGCAACCAGGGCGTGGCCGAAAGGGTGAGGCTTGTTGCCGTTGTCAACGGGCTGGATGATGACAACCTGTGAAGCAAAATCGAGTCAGCGATCATTGTTCCCTGTGGGACTAAAATGGAATGTAAAATCGTGGCCCAGCATGTCGGTTCTCTTTTGTTCTGCGCCTCGAGATAGTCGTCCGTGTGCATAAAAACACCAAAGGCGTGTTTTTGTTTCCCTTCTCCCCTCCCCCAACCCTATCTTTATTTGATGGCGCAGAACTCGGGAGATGCAATGGCAGCACGAAATTGTCGTGGGCGTCGTACCTTCTTTCCGGCGTATCTGCCGCGGGTGATGATGGCGACTCGGCCGACCTTGAGGAACTTCATCTTGTCCGGCGGTGTGTTGTCTGCTGGTTAGTGAAGTTGCGAGGAGTTGACAAGACAGACGTATGGAGATTGTGGACGGATTTTTTGATTTCGTCGCAAGCGAATGTGCGTGAGTGCACGGACCATTGACGGGTCACGTGTCAGATAAGCCCCAACTGCCTCGATTGGTACCTATCGTGAAAAGAAGCACTACCAGTCTAACAACAGAAGTAAATGGTAAAACTACAGAGATTCAATCTACCTAAATTAGGTAGCATGAGGAGGAGTCTATTATGGAGAAGAATCCTTATACTTGAAATAGAATCTATAATTATGTATCGCTAGGCGCTGCCTTACGATGCTGATTGTAGTACTATGATCTTAAGATTACTTCATGCCCGAGTTTATTGGCACAAACAGCCATTAGTTCGATTCGAAAGAAGCTCGCCATACTCATGTACCTAAACAAGACATGCCTTGCTATTAGCTTGGAAGAATCGATGTgtggtgttcctcgaagtctaataaTCGAAAGATTCAGCCCTTGAAAGAATCACCGTCTGTTAATTTCTGGGCTGCGTATAATAACTATCCCTCCTAAGTGACAGAATTAACAAGAAGGTCCTCGCTGAGCATCACATTCAAAGTGCGCTTTTTTATTTGTGCAGTATCACGTGATCAGATAACTCTATCATGTTGCAGGTGGGCAAAGTGAACTCCATGGAAGCATCTCATTCAACCTGATTCTCTGTGCTTATTCACAATGCCTGCTGCACCAGCGTACATCATCTCTCGCGTTGCAGACCCGATTTTCGGTGTTCTGATCGGCCTCTCAGCGGCTGCTACCAGGATCAATCGTGAGGAGAAGGATAAAGGTCGAACAACTCAACAGATTCTTGAGGCTGCGCGACGGTAATATTATCACACATTACTTGCTTGATTGTTCCAAAAGCTAATTATCAATCCAGACGAGTCGGGCTTTCTTCCAAGTCTTCTTGATTTAACTTGTCTCCCACCACTGGGTCGTTGTTACTTTCACCATGTTTCAACTGTACAACTCGGTGTCATATTCATTTTTAACGTTTTGGGATATGAAGTCTCATTATATATACACAGTCTAATTGCCAAACGATGGACCATATTCCTTCTTCATTGCTTCTCGCACGATTTGTCCGCAAAGCTTGGCTGTCGGGTTGACACTGACAGCCAAGCCTTTTGCAATTGGGTTGCCATATCTTCCTCCAAACGCAAGGTCCCGAGACGCAGCCTCCTCAAAGTCCAGCCTTTCCCATTTGGATTCTTCGAGAGCCTCTTCGATATCCAGTGAACGTGTCTGCAATAGTCTGGCTGTCTTGAGATATAATGCAGCTCGTTGGGTGTGAGCCATTGATAGAGTACGTGCGACCTGTGGGGAAATAGGTGTTGTGGTTGATGGTGGGGAAAGCAGGGTAATTGAGACCTTCATGTCCCCCAGAGCTGTAGTGACAGCCTTTTGTCTTTCAGTCTGGCCCGGATTCTCGATCAAAGGCATGGAGTTGTCCTTGCTATCGGACAGCAGCATGGCATCGCCATATAATCGCCTCAGGATCTGGACGCGGTTGTTTCTGGCGCTGGCATAATTAGGGTACTCAGAAATCATACCCTCGAATGCTGAAAGGCTTTGCTGATAACCTTTGACGGCAACATCTTTAGCTTCCTCAGCTGCGAGACTCTTGAGCTGCGCCTCGAGGCTTTGAATAGAACGAATGATTTCACGTTCTTTTTCGACTACCCGCTCGTACACACTTGCATCTGTGATGTTTGGGTCGCGGGGTAGTGAGGAGTCAAGGATAATGCCGGCATATGGGTTCGACTCAGGGTCCTTGATTTTCTCAAGGATGTTGATGTCATGTTTGCTCAAGCACACGGAAGTCATGTTGGCCTTTGTCGAGTAACGATTTGGCCGATAACACAAAGGCAAGCTTGATCTAAAATATTCGAGAACCGGAAATGGCGATAT
This Fusarium poae strain DAOMC 252244 chromosome 3, whole genome shotgun sequence DNA region includes the following protein-coding sequences:
- a CDS encoding hypothetical protein (BUSCO:54796at5125), whose product is MKFLKVGRVAIITRGRYAGKKVVIIQPVDNGNKPHPFGHALVAGIERYPSKITRRMSKTRQEKRNKIKPFIKVINYNHLMPTRYTLELEGLKGAVSNDTFKEVSQREDAKKTVKKVLEERYTSGKNRWFFTPLKF
- a CDS encoding hypothetical protein (TransMembrane:10 (o38-57i69-91o111-133i140-160o172-203i224-243o255-279i286-307o313-330i359-377o)~BUSCO:29747at5125) — protein: MSADEKIRVSGETPRSTTPVLPTVNPGLEKSKPAGASIHPTFYVIAWIGFSSSVILFNKWLLDTLNFRYPVILTTYHLTFSTVITQIMARWTPYLDGRKTVKMTARVYVRAVVPIGIFFSLSLICGNLTYLYLSVAFIQMLKATTPVAVLISGWILGVSAPNLKQFLNVSAIVVGVIIASMGEIHFVTVGVLFQMGGIVFEALRLTMVQRLLSSADYKMDPLVSLYYFAPICAVMNGVVALIWEVPNCTMAEVYHVGLFTFFLNGLCAFMLNVSVVFLIGKTSAVVLTLCGVLKDILLVGASMMIWGTQVTPLQFFGYSIALGGMVYYKLGYEQIKGHIADANRQWADFGARKPVLRKVTVLVATAFLIFTLFGGFAPSYSSEVDPTTLANEVSNRFGINDAQHV
- a CDS encoding hypothetical protein (BUSCO:50789at5125), which translates into the protein MTSVCLSKHDINILEKIKDPESNPYAGIILDSSLPRDPNITDASVYERVVEKEREIIRSIQSLEAQLKSLAAEEAKDVAVKGYQQSLSAFEGMISEYPNYASARNNRVQILRRLYGDAMLLSDSKDNSMPLIENPGQTERQKAVTTALGDMKVSITLLSPPSTTTPISPQVARTLSMAHTQRAALYLKTARLLQTRSLDIEEALEESKWERLDFEEAASRDLAFGGRYGNPIAKGLAVSVNPTAKLCGQIVREAMKKEYGPSFGN
- a CDS encoding hypothetical protein (TransMembrane:1 (o6-27i)), encoding MPAAPAYIISRVADPIFGVLIGLSAAATRINREEKDKGRTTQQILEAARRRVGLSSKSS